The proteins below are encoded in one region of Tomitella fengzijianii:
- the nth gene encoding endonuclease III, with the protein MNRALAEAFPHVYCELDFTTPLELSVATILSAQCTDKRVNMVTPALFARYRTAEDYARADRAELEEMIRSTGFYRNKTDSLIRLGQALVDEHGGVVPGDMSELTRLPGIGRKTANVILGNAFDVPGITVDTHFLRLVRRWRWSASTDPVKVEHEVGGLIERREWTLLSHRVIFHGRRVCHARRPACGVCVLAGDCPSYGEGPTDRAEAAALVRGPESAHLLDLAGIVPHPDEEPSR; encoded by the coding sequence GCGAGCTCGACTTCACCACGCCGCTGGAGCTCTCGGTGGCGACGATCCTGTCCGCGCAGTGCACCGACAAGCGCGTCAACATGGTGACCCCCGCGCTCTTCGCGCGGTATCGGACGGCGGAGGACTACGCGAGGGCCGACCGGGCAGAACTCGAGGAGATGATCCGGAGCACCGGCTTCTACCGGAACAAGACGGACTCGCTGATCAGACTCGGCCAGGCGCTGGTGGACGAGCACGGCGGCGTCGTGCCTGGCGACATGTCGGAGCTCACGCGGTTGCCGGGGATAGGGCGTAAGACGGCGAACGTGATCCTCGGCAACGCCTTCGACGTGCCCGGGATCACCGTGGACACCCATTTCCTACGGCTGGTCCGCCGGTGGCGGTGGTCCGCGTCGACCGATCCGGTCAAGGTGGAGCACGAGGTGGGCGGGCTGATCGAGCGGCGCGAGTGGACGCTCCTGTCGCATCGGGTGATCTTCCACGGCCGGCGCGTCTGCCATGCTCGGCGGCCCGCGTGCGGGGTGTGCGTGCTCGCAGGCGACTGCCCCTCCTACGGCGAAGGGCCCACAGATCGCGCGGAGGCCGCGGCGCTGGTACGCGGCCCGGAGAGCGCCCATCTGCTCGATCTCGCCGGAATCGTCCCGCACCCGGACGAGGAGCCCTCCCGGTGA
- a CDS encoding TlpA family protein disulfide reductase, producing MRGLSASAKTGIGVFIVLVALIVAMVMTVMDDDGGPGGSASGTATSSPPSPGPQGEDEQDAGEQDAAPPASDTPLQGLTLTDLYDGRPVDVGSALAGKPAVINLWAYWCAPCREELPAMEQFAQQAGDAVTVLTVHSDLHPDKGRALLEDLGVDLESVADPERKLATAVRAPPVIPVTVLVRPDGTVAKVVAIPFTDADQIAKVVEEELGVTL from the coding sequence GTGAGGGGCCTGAGCGCCTCGGCCAAGACCGGAATCGGCGTGTTCATCGTCCTCGTCGCGCTCATCGTCGCGATGGTCATGACCGTGATGGACGACGACGGCGGGCCCGGCGGGTCCGCCTCCGGTACTGCGACCTCGAGCCCACCGAGCCCGGGTCCGCAGGGCGAGGACGAGCAGGACGCCGGCGAGCAGGACGCGGCGCCGCCGGCTTCCGACACCCCGCTGCAGGGCCTCACGCTCACAGACCTCTACGACGGGCGGCCTGTGGACGTGGGTTCAGCCCTGGCGGGCAAGCCCGCGGTGATCAACCTGTGGGCGTACTGGTGCGCGCCGTGCAGGGAGGAACTGCCGGCGATGGAGCAATTCGCGCAGCAGGCCGGCGACGCGGTAACCGTACTCACGGTGCACAGCGACCTGCACCCGGACAAGGGGCGTGCCCTGCTCGAAGACCTCGGCGTCGACCTGGAGTCGGTGGCGGACCCGGAGCGCAAACTGGCGACGGCCGTGCGCGCGCCGCCGGTGATTCCGGTGACGGTGCTCGTGCGGCCCGACGGCACGGTGGCGAAGGTGGTGGCGATACCGTTCACGGACGCCGACCAGATTGCGAAGGTCGTCGAGGAGGAGCTGGGAGTGACGCTGTGA
- a CDS encoding NUDIX hydrolase: protein MRAGGAGQDAPAGGGRPLVPRVLQSRAVPPGVRTRPASVLMLFGEGGGAADAVQGVPRTSGGVPDGDVLLTQRAATLRHHSGQVAFPGGAADPGDGGPVQTALREAEEETGLRPDGVQPLTVMPELFVPPSRFLVSPVLAYWREPCPVRVVDEAETSRVARVPLADLVNPANRFQVRYRKVFTGPAFTVDGMLVWGFTAGLLSALITEAGWEQEWDTGDVRELDVTLPEVDEQATRR, encoded by the coding sequence ATGCGCGCCGGCGGCGCGGGTCAGGACGCGCCTGCCGGTGGCGGGCGCCCGCTCGTTCCGCGGGTGCTGCAGTCCCGCGCGGTGCCGCCTGGCGTCCGGACTCGCCCGGCGTCGGTCCTGATGCTGTTCGGGGAGGGTGGCGGTGCCGCCGACGCCGTGCAGGGCGTGCCGCGGACGTCCGGCGGGGTCCCGGACGGCGACGTCCTCCTCACCCAGCGGGCCGCCACGCTGCGGCATCACAGCGGCCAGGTCGCGTTCCCGGGCGGCGCGGCGGACCCCGGCGACGGGGGGCCGGTCCAGACGGCGCTGCGCGAGGCGGAGGAGGAGACCGGGCTGCGTCCCGACGGGGTGCAGCCGCTGACGGTGATGCCGGAGCTGTTCGTGCCGCCGTCGCGATTCCTGGTCAGCCCCGTCCTCGCCTATTGGCGGGAGCCGTGCCCCGTCCGCGTGGTCGACGAGGCCGAGACCTCACGGGTCGCCAGGGTCCCGTTGGCGGACCTCGTAAATCCCGCGAACCGCTTCCAGGTGCGATACCGCAAAGTCTTCACCGGCCCCGCCTTCACCGTCGACGGAATGCTCGTCTGGGGGTTCACAGCCGGACTTCTGTCGGCACTGATCACCGAGGCGGGTTGGGAACAGGAGTGGGACACCGGTGACGTCCGCGAACTGGACGTGACCCTGCCGGAGGTCGACGAGCAGGCTACGCGCAGGTGA
- a CDS encoding MarP family serine protease → MTGSAWLDIAVVAIAVLAAMSGWRYGAIASALAFLGVLGGLAAGIELTPHLVGGVEDARGRLILGILLIVLLAVCGEIIGVSVGRFARRFIQHHAVRLVDSAVGALFQAVAVLVTAWLLAVPVATNTQSTAAAAVRDSWVLSNVDALAPSWLRAVPGRLSSLLDTSGLPDVLGPFARTPITDVDPPVPGSVSAPGVVAASESVLEIRGRAPGCQRTLEGSGFVVAPQRVMTNAHVVAGTSSVSVMTRDGALSATVVLFDSTTDVAILDVPELNVSALRFAPEPAHSGEEAVVLGYPGGGPFTASPARVRDRIMLSGPDIYHSTTIEREVYTIRGKVRSGNSGGPLVALDGSVLGVVFGAAVDDPDTGFVLTAEEVQAQVSSAEEWSGAVGTGSCVA, encoded by the coding sequence GTGACCGGCTCGGCCTGGCTCGACATCGCGGTCGTCGCCATCGCGGTACTCGCGGCGATGTCCGGGTGGCGGTACGGCGCGATCGCGTCGGCGCTCGCCTTCCTCGGCGTGCTCGGCGGGCTCGCGGCGGGCATTGAACTGACCCCGCACCTCGTCGGCGGCGTGGAGGACGCCCGTGGGCGATTGATCCTGGGCATCCTGTTGATCGTGTTGCTGGCGGTCTGCGGCGAGATCATCGGAGTCAGCGTCGGCCGTTTCGCACGGCGATTCATCCAGCACCATGCGGTGCGGCTGGTCGATTCGGCCGTGGGCGCGCTGTTCCAGGCCGTGGCGGTTCTGGTCACGGCCTGGTTGCTGGCCGTGCCGGTCGCGACGAACACCCAGAGCACCGCCGCAGCTGCGGTGCGCGATTCGTGGGTGCTCAGCAACGTCGACGCGCTCGCCCCGTCGTGGCTGCGGGCGGTACCCGGCCGGCTGTCCTCCCTTCTCGACACCTCAGGACTCCCCGATGTACTCGGTCCTTTCGCCCGGACACCGATAACCGACGTCGATCCGCCTGTGCCGGGGTCGGTGTCGGCGCCGGGGGTCGTCGCAGCTTCGGAGAGCGTGCTCGAGATCCGTGGCAGGGCGCCGGGCTGCCAGCGCACGCTGGAGGGGAGCGGCTTCGTGGTGGCCCCGCAGCGGGTCATGACCAACGCGCACGTCGTGGCAGGCACGTCCTCCGTGTCGGTGATGACGCGCGACGGCGCGCTTTCGGCGACGGTGGTGCTGTTCGACTCCACCACGGATGTGGCGATCCTGGACGTTCCAGAGTTGAACGTCTCCGCCTTGCGGTTCGCCCCCGAGCCTGCCCACAGCGGCGAGGAGGCCGTCGTCCTCGGGTATCCCGGCGGTGGCCCGTTCACCGCCAGCCCCGCGCGTGTACGCGACAGGATCATGCTCAGCGGGCCGGACATCTATCATTCGACGACGATCGAACGCGAGGTGTACACCATCCGCGGCAAGGTGCGCTCCGGCAATTCAGGGGGGCCGTTGGTGGCCCTTGACGGTAGCGTGCTCGGCGTGGTGTTCGGTGCGGCCGTGGACGATCCGGACACGGGCTTCGTGCTCACCGCGGAAGAAGTGCAAGCCCAGGTGTCGTCGGCGGAGGAGTGGTCGGGGGCCGTCGGCACAGGATCGTGCGTGGCTTAG
- a CDS encoding alpha/beta fold hydrolase, with product MADNRTAPDPSTVRHDGPWRHLDVRGNGIRLHAVQAGPDDADAPLVVLVHGFGQYWWSWRHQLTALGDAGYRAVAVDLRGYGDSDKPPRGYDGWTLAGDLSGLIRGLGHDEAFLVGHGDGGQVCWAASVLYPAHVRGIVTVSAPHPLGLRRAALADASQRSVLAPRLLSDQIPRLGEHRLTTNDGAGAAALLRERAGAEWARTADFAEAERRVRTAIRIDGTAHCALEYHRWAFRSQFRPDGARFRTAMRTPPRAPVVQIHGTDDPFMLPDTFRHCTRWAPQRQLESLRAGHFPHQEAPDATTSSILRFLRA from the coding sequence ATGGCCGATAACCGCACTGCGCCGGATCCGTCCACGGTCCGTCACGATGGGCCATGGCGACATCTCGACGTCCGGGGCAACGGCATCCGGCTGCATGCCGTGCAGGCGGGGCCCGACGACGCCGACGCTCCGCTCGTGGTGCTCGTTCATGGATTCGGCCAGTACTGGTGGTCGTGGCGTCATCAGCTCACCGCCCTCGGCGACGCCGGTTACCGGGCCGTCGCCGTCGATCTGCGCGGCTACGGCGACAGCGACAAGCCCCCGCGCGGCTACGACGGGTGGACCCTCGCCGGCGACCTCTCGGGGCTGATCCGCGGGCTCGGACACGACGAGGCATTCCTGGTCGGCCACGGCGACGGCGGCCAGGTCTGCTGGGCGGCGTCCGTGCTGTATCCCGCGCACGTTCGCGGAATCGTCACCGTCTCCGCCCCGCATCCGCTCGGACTCCGGCGCGCGGCGCTGGCGGACGCGTCCCAACGTTCGGTTCTGGCGCCACGACTGTTGTCCGACCAGATACCGCGCCTCGGCGAGCACAGGCTCACCACGAACGACGGGGCCGGAGCGGCCGCGTTATTGCGCGAACGCGCCGGTGCGGAGTGGGCGCGTACGGCCGACTTCGCCGAGGCGGAGCGGCGCGTACGCACCGCCATCAGGATCGACGGCACCGCGCACTGCGCGTTGGAGTACCACCGCTGGGCATTCCGCAGCCAGTTCCGGCCCGACGGGGCGCGTTTCCGCACGGCGATGCGCACCCCGCCCCGTGCCCCCGTGGTCCAGATCCACGGCACGGACGACCCGTTCATGTTGCCCGACACGTTCCGGCATTGCACCCGCTGGGCCCCGCAGCGACAACTGGAATCCCTGCGCGCGGGGCACTTCCCCCATCAGGAGGCGCCCGACGCGACGACGTCGTCGATCCTCCGGTTCCTCCGGGCCTGA
- a CDS encoding phage holin family protein, whose amino-acid sequence MSFTDRTTGRGAGDGAPASLSSIPLSDLDPAAQDASIGALVKNATSQVSTLVRSEVELAKAEVTGEVKKALQGSVFFIIAATILLFSAFFFFFFLGELLSEWLPRWAAFLIVFGIQVLAAAFAGFLGYLRVRKLRAPNKTIDSVKEISSVLPSGGKSPASSSAPGGSSVHERSMAEASAAASGRHAR is encoded by the coding sequence GTGAGCTTCACCGACCGCACCACAGGCCGCGGCGCCGGCGACGGGGCGCCCGCGTCCCTGTCGTCGATCCCGCTGTCGGACCTGGACCCGGCCGCACAGGACGCTTCCATCGGTGCGCTGGTCAAGAACGCGACCAGCCAGGTATCCACGCTGGTGCGCTCCGAGGTCGAGTTGGCCAAGGCCGAGGTCACCGGCGAGGTGAAGAAGGCCCTGCAGGGCAGCGTGTTCTTCATCATCGCCGCGACGATCCTGCTGTTCAGCGCGTTTTTCTTCTTCTTCTTCCTCGGCGAGCTGCTCAGCGAGTGGCTACCGCGGTGGGCGGCATTCCTGATCGTGTTCGGCATCCAGGTGCTCGCGGCCGCGTTCGCCGGGTTCCTCGGCTATCTGCGCGTGCGCAAGTTGCGCGCGCCGAACAAGACGATCGACTCGGTCAAGGAGATCTCCTCCGTACTGCCTTCCGGCGGCAAGTCTCCGGCATCGTCATCCGCCCCCGGCGGTTCCTCGGTGCATGAGCGGTCGATGGCCGAGGCCTCCGCTGCGGCGTCCGGTAGGCACGCCCGCTGA
- the nhaA gene encoding Na+/H+ antiporter NhaA, whose protein sequence is MPSNPMTLTPGHAQRTGDFFRKETVGGLALLAAAVLALVCANTPLFDAYVSLRDTVVGPSALHLDLTLGDWAKDGLLAVFFFVAGVELKREMVLGELSDRKKAVLPIIAAVGGVVVPALILLGIGWGSPGVDQAWAIPIATDIAFALGVLSLTAKNVPATARVFLLSLAVVDDLIGIAVIAFVFASGIAIGWLLAAVASLAVYWFAQYRRITTPFLYVPLAVLTWVFMHSSGIHATIAGVALGLLTRVRADRGEATAPAERLAERITPWSAGLCVPIFAFFAAGVHVDSELLGELGSDRIALGIVVGLVVGKTVGIFGASWLAIKFGLAQRPRGLQNLDILALAMLGGIGFTVSLLIAELSLAGLQHGDAVEMAKIAVLAGSMIAAILGSVAMALCGRHHRRVAADSAGQDPVV, encoded by the coding sequence ATGCCAAGCAATCCGATGACCCTCACCCCCGGCCACGCCCAACGGACGGGCGACTTCTTCCGCAAGGAAACCGTCGGAGGGCTCGCCCTCCTCGCCGCCGCGGTTCTGGCGCTGGTCTGCGCCAACACCCCGTTGTTCGACGCCTATGTCTCGCTCCGCGACACCGTCGTCGGCCCGTCGGCGCTGCACCTCGACCTCACGCTCGGAGACTGGGCCAAGGACGGCCTGCTCGCGGTGTTCTTCTTCGTCGCCGGCGTCGAACTCAAACGCGAGATGGTCCTCGGCGAGCTGTCCGACCGCAAGAAGGCGGTGCTCCCCATCATCGCGGCGGTCGGCGGCGTCGTCGTCCCCGCGCTGATCCTGCTCGGCATCGGTTGGGGCAGCCCGGGGGTGGATCAGGCCTGGGCCATTCCGATCGCGACCGACATCGCGTTCGCGCTTGGCGTGCTTTCCCTGACCGCCAAGAACGTCCCGGCCACTGCACGCGTGTTCCTGCTGAGCCTCGCCGTGGTCGACGACCTCATCGGGATCGCCGTCATCGCGTTCGTCTTCGCATCCGGCATCGCCATCGGATGGCTGCTCGCCGCCGTCGCCAGCCTCGCCGTCTACTGGTTCGCCCAGTACCGCCGCATCACCACACCGTTCCTGTATGTCCCGCTGGCGGTGCTCACCTGGGTGTTCATGCACAGCTCCGGGATCCACGCGACCATCGCGGGTGTCGCCCTGGGACTGCTGACCCGCGTCCGCGCCGATCGTGGAGAGGCAACGGCCCCCGCAGAAAGGCTCGCCGAGCGGATCACGCCGTGGTCCGCCGGATTGTGCGTGCCGATCTTCGCCTTCTTCGCCGCCGGTGTGCACGTGGACAGCGAGCTTCTAGGAGAACTCGGCTCCGATCGGATCGCCCTCGGCATCGTCGTCGGCCTGGTGGTGGGCAAGACGGTCGGGATCTTCGGCGCATCGTGGCTGGCCATCAAGTTCGGCTTGGCGCAGCGGCCCCGCGGCCTGCAGAACCTGGATATTCTGGCGCTGGCCATGCTCGGCGGCATCGGATTCACCGTGAGCCTGCTCATCGCGGAACTCTCTCTGGCGGGCCTGCAGCACGGCGATGCCGTGGAGATGGCCAAGATCGCGGTGCTGGCAGGCTCCATGATCGCCGCGATTCTGGGGTCGGTGGCAATGGCGCTGTGCGGACGGCACCACCGTCGGGTGGCCGCGGACTCCGCCGGGCAGGATCCGGTCGTGTGA